The Nicotiana tomentosiformis chromosome 2, ASM39032v3, whole genome shotgun sequence genome includes the window gaACCCACAACTTACATGTGTCAAAGAATAAAGGCTTAGTATGTGACGTGTCAATCATGTCACAGAGAGTGAAGAACACGTTCAGTCGGATGTGTTTATTAGTATTCAGTTCATCAAGGTGTCCAAATGGAAAAAATGAAAGTTTATATACCGGGATGGCAAACTGGTGCAAATTTAAGTGGCTACGAGGTCGTTTTGCCTTACTTTTTTTAACAAGGGCTACCAAAACATATATCTGTGAATAGATAGCATTCTGCTAGAGAGAAGGCACAAAAGCACGGTCAGCAACGACGAATCTTTTATGGTAAAGAGATCCATTTTTCAAGTTCGTTATAACGGGCaagaggctgagatggttcgggcatgttaagaggagaagtatAGAAGCCCCAGTTAGAAGGTGCGAGCGGTTAGCCTCGGTGGGTAGCAGGAGGGGTAGAGGTAGGGTtaagaagtcttggggagaggtTATTAGGCGAGACATGGCGTAGCTGGAGCTGACTGAGGACATGGCCCTAgacaggagggtgtggaggtcaaagattagggtagaaggttcgtAGGTAGTCAAGTGTTTCTCTTTGTCTTAATTAGTATTAGTATGATATCTTTTATCCATAAATGGCTATTACTACCTAGAGTTTGACTGCATTCTTGGATTCAATCTTATTTCATCTTgttgttattcctacttgttgcaattaccttttcttttcagtcgttctctagccgagggtctatcggaaacagcctttcTGCCCTTccaggggtaggggtaaggctgcgttacccaccccacttgtgggaaactagtgggtttgttgttgttgttataactGGTAGGTCCTACAAAGGATCGGACTGATGAAGCATACAACacttgaatttaaaaaaaaaaaaagaataggaAAAAGCCACCTATCGGAATCGAACCGATGACCATCGCACTACAAATGCGATGCTCTAACCATGCGTAGTATTTGACTAAACTATTGGAATATTagttattaactattaaatactaTTATTTTGAATATTCTAGAATAAGGCCAAGGTCCCAGATCGAGTCAGCCAGCGAGTTCGAACTGTTCGttaaactatttttttattttatccaaTATTCCATTTATTCATTCAATTCACGGTCACAAGGGGCCGAAAGGACTTCTAGCCTATTCTCCCTTATAGTAGGGAAATGAAATATATCTTTAGTCTCACAAAGATGCAATTTCAATGAATTGTCATTTACTGATCTCGTCTTTTATGGAATTCCTCTCTATAAAGTTGGCAGTATGAGAGCAATTCTAAAAGTAAAATTAAATGTTGCTCCTACAAGGGAATTGCAGAATGAATGAGAGAtcaccaaaataaataaataaataaagtaaaattgGATAACAAATAATTAGCAAGTATTTCTGTCAAATATAGGCAGGAGAGTTATACCTTAATCACATCACGGCTCAAGTCTTTAATGTTTTCCACATGAAGCTTAATTTTCTTTCCCTTATCAGATATAGGACCACCAGGTTTCAGCTGCAAAGACGAGTATAATCTCATCATTACTATAAATTTCATAAGCTATTCTTTTCTAGCACGTGACAATGATTACCTCAGAGTTGCGATAACCACAAGCATCACAAGAGGATGCCATAACTATTACTTCTTGAAAGTATGGAATATCTTTATGTGGttaagttcaacaagtaccatagaAGCAGAATAGCTTGCAGCAGATGACAGTCGATATTCTTACAAAAAAATGCTAAATCACAAAGATAAATTAATTAAAGCCAAAACTACAGAAAAAGCACCGCCATGCACCAACTGGAACTCTGTCTTgggaaaaaaaaaaactaaaactggGAGCCAATTAATTCTTTATGTTGACAAAATTATGCAACTCCATTAAAGAGAATtaaaaaatcacaatacagtttTCCATGATGAAAAAGACATCAATTAAATCTCTTTACTTACATCTAATCATTCTAAAGAAGCTGACGGTCTTGGTACAAAGTCCCATCTAGATTATTTAACTTTTTTAGGTTGTCTCTCTGTTACGGAGATTTAATAACAGAgaggggttgctctagtggtgagcacccttcacttccaaccaagaggttgtgagttcgagtcaccccaagagcaaggtggggagttcttggagggaaggagccgagggtctatcggaaacagcctctctaccccatggtaggggtaaggtctgcgtacacactaccctccccagaccccactagagggattatactgggttgttgttgttgtagacaTGCAGGGATCCTCCAAGAACTGAAATTATTAGCTATAACATTAAATCATTTAAGCTCATACAATTGTCAATGATTGCAACACCACATGATAAATTAAGAGGCAGATGCCCGGATAGAACTAAATAAATTTGTAACAAATATAAATAAACAGATGGACAACAAATGCAACTGTTAATATTTCCCTTCAATTATGTGGCAAGGGACTGTGTGGGGTGGAAGTGAGAAATCATGGGGTTATCTATTGTGTAAATGTAGAAAAGGATACTGGTAATAAACATTCTACAGTCACAACTCGCAGCGCATGCTCCACAAGTTGATGGAAACATCATCACCTGTCAAAAATAGGAAGCTATCACAAAGAAATTTAAAGGGGACAGATATAAATGCAAGTAACCACTGCAGGATACCTCTTCAGGAGCTGAATATCGAAATAGAGCTTCAGCTATTTCTGCACTGTTACCCTGAGCAATAGCCTGACGTCCTGCTCTCGCTCCAACTGATCCATGTGGTTCCTTTAGCAGGTGATGAGGAACATTATTTATCCCCTCAGTTGATACCTCATCCCTTTGTCCTCCAACCTTTGATGGGTCCGCAAGATACCCTAAAGCTGCCTGTTGTTCAGGAGTTCGCTCATAGAATGTGATTTTCAATGAGGGATCAGGAGATGGAGCTAGCCTGTGAGATAGGCATTCACCTGAGCATAAGACTAACAATAATAGAACGGAGCAAAGTGAAGCAAAGATAAGCCTACTTGTATGTTTCTTAAAACTACATATTAACAAAGGCGCTTTTGAAGTGAAATGGACCTACTTATACTTTTTTACCGCCATACTAAAAATTGCAGTTTGGGAATGAAATGGACACGAAAAGAGCAGATTGGATAGAGATTAGCAAAGATAAGCCAACTCATTTTTTAAACCACATATTAACAAAGGTGCTTTGAAGTGAAATGGACCTACTTATACTTTTTTTAACTGTCATACTAGCAAATGCAGTTTTGAGATGAAATGGACATGAAAGAGCACATTGGATACAGCGGATTCATATAGCCAACCTGCATTGAGCCATAGTTCAATAATTGATTGATCAATGAACAAAGGTAGTTTGCATAAGGCAGCAAAAGATCAGTCACATTACAACCTAAACTCAACTTTTAGATGAAGAAGTTATTAAGTGTAAAAGGTTGCAcctcaaacttttgtattttatgtgatttgggtCTGGTGCAGAATTTTGAATCTGGCTCAGCATACTTACTTTAGTTTTAGGTTTTGTACCCGCGACATGGAAGACATGGGATAACAATAACAGTACCACTTAAACAAGTCTATCATCTAGCAAGTACTGTACTAATTATCTActtgatttttattttgtactGTAATGTTACCCAGTTCGAACATTTGCTTCACACACTACTGTACAATAATGGGGCCGTAATTCACTTCCTCGCTTTTACGTGAGTTACAATTGTTCTTTGAAGTAaaagataatttttttaataacaaCCATAAATTGTTAACCAAAAGGTCCAAAACATGCAACAAAATAAATATGGAACAAAATCTTGATCAGAAAGTAAAAAAGAGACAGCACTATACCGCAATTCAATTTAGATGTTTGAGTCgtatttgtgttttttttttcttctaacgCTTGATTGCAGTCATTTCTTCATCTGTATTGATGGTATATTTTATGCCTATATACGCACATGTGGTAATgcttttcgtttttggaagactAACGGCTAGTTCCTAATTTACACTCCAAAGTAATTTGGTTCTACTCATCCACGGAAAGTTCAGAAATTTCAGGTCATAGCAACCAACATAGTGCTAGTGCCCGTGACTAAACCATGATATATCATCTTTTATACAGCACTATTTTTCCATTATAGGCATGAATCTCTCCAATATATAACTAGATAGGGCAACAGCAGAAACTTTCTATCATATAAAATGAGTCACTTACGGGTTCTCAATAAAGCTGTTACCAGCAGGATCATCAAGAATGAAAGTAAAGGATGAATCTCCTGAAGCACAAGCTCTCAGTTTTATCAAGAACCGATCTATTGCTTCAGCCATCTGGGGATCCACTTTCTGCAAACGCCATGAGATGGAAATATCAGAACACGAAAAATATAGAAGAAAGAAAAGACAAGACCAATGTGCGTGAGCCTCTAAACCAAAAGTAAAACTCCACCTTCCGTTCATCTTGAAGGGCCTCCAAACCGTCGGCAGCTCGAACCAGTATGCCTTCTATCTGTAATGCATCGCAGAGAGGATCTATTAGAACAAGAGGCAAACAATTAAGTATTTCTTCCCTTTCTAAGGTGTGCTGTATTTGCAGCTGGGGAAACAAACAACCACTGGTCCTATTTCCTTGTCTTTTGAATCCCCAACAAAACCATAAACTCCAAATCCTAGCCCAGAACTATTAGGATGTAAAAGAAAAATCTTAAAGACAAGAATGAAGGTTTCTGGACGACTCGTGCCTAAATTCTTTTTAGTAGAACATTGTTACAAAAGCACAAAACAACGATTTAATCATCAGGATAATTTTCTGAATAGAGGCAAGCTAGTAAAAGGGCAGATACCGTTGACAATGATCCACGCTGAGCTTCGGGGGGGATCTCAAAATCCAGTTCAGGGATCTGCACAGCACAGCCATAACTTGATAAGCAAGCTATTTTTTTCGAGTTACACTTTTACATGTTCTTGATTGCCACATCTTTAATAATCAGTTGTGTACAAGCATCCATCTAAAAGATGCATTATCTTCTATTCGTGTATCTGGTTACAACGGAATCAAACATGGAAATTTAATAGATTTACTTGCAGTGTACATGTCGAAACCCTAACAAGTTACAAGAGAGTTTAATAAAGTACCTTGATGGTAGCACTTTCAGACTTCACAACTGTTCTGTCGAGCATCTGCAGTTTGAAAATACCAGTAATTCAACACTTGCGCAGAGTTAAACTAAAAGTTATCTTTACCTTAAAACACCCCAGGACACACAACATTCTTTATTCCATAAAAATATGCATAAAGCAATCTGAAATAGATAAAAACCAGAGGCTTCAAAGAAAGcaacatcttgaataatcatgcATTTTTGTAGTGACTACTGTTTGTCCCTATCAACAATTCCATTAGCGAATTTGAACACATTGTTAGGATTGCTTAAGTGCCT containing:
- the LOC104102611 gene encoding uncharacterized protein — translated: MTGAKEQIMDVRSVVEAVTAAGDDVEIDTPLYVVESLCMRCGDNGTTRFLLTLIPHFRKILLSAFDCPHCGERNNEVEFAGEIQPRGCCYSLHVPSGDQKMLDRTVVKSESATIKIPELDFEIPPEAQRGSLSTIEGILVRAADGLEALQDERKKVDPQMAEAIDRFLIKLRACASGDSSFTFILDDPAGNSFIENPLAPSPDPSLKITFYERTPEQQAALGYLADPSKVGGQRDEVSTEGINNVPHHLLKEPHGSVGARAGRQAIAQGNSAEIAEALFRYSAPEEVMMFPSTCGACAASCDCRMFITNIPYFQEVIVMASSCDACGYRNSELKPGGPISDKGKKIKLHVENIKDLSRDVIKSDSAGVEIPELELELASGTLGGMVTTVEGLITKISESLERVHGFTFGDSLDEDRKSKWLDFRARLDKLLSLGQPWTLIIDDALSNSFVAPATDDVKDDKQLTFEEYVRSWEQNEELGLNDMDTTLADAAYSSADVAPSERADN